A window from Moritella yayanosii encodes these proteins:
- a CDS encoding chromosome replication initiation inhibitor protein — MFELFIKTMSPFFIFLALIVLYGYATGQNSLELIEAVINLISTIFRHAAEVFNRS, encoded by the coding sequence ATGTTTGAATTATTCATTAAAACCATGTCACCTTTTTTTATATTTTTAGCGCTGATTGTTTTATATGGCTACGCGACAGGGCAAAACAGCCTAGAACTTATCGAGGCCGTCATCAACCTAATTAGTACTATTTTTCGTCATGCCGCCGAAGTATTTAATCGAAGCTAA
- a CDS encoding dihydrolipoyl dehydrogenase, giving the protein MKMINVDVAVIGGGTAGLGAYRAAKAHSESVVIIEGGPYGTTCARVGCMPSKLLIAAAESVHQIKKAPSFGIHPQGETIINGVEVMARIKRERDRFVGFVLEGVDEIPEHDKVSGYAKFLNNNTLLVDDHTQINAKRIVIATGSRPAYPAVWNELGDRLVINDDVFDWDDLPKSIAVFGPGVIGLELGQSLKRLGVEVIMFGLGGQVGPLTDPTVMAYANKTFNEEFYLDADVKIESMKRQGDHVEIKYLDDKQALQTVNVEYVLAATGRRPNVDKIGLQNTTLELDERGVPTADYYTMQTSVENIFISGDASNQIPLLHEAADQARIAGDNAGRFPQIRAGLRRSVISAVFTDPQIAMVGETYKQIIARLGNCGCFETGSVSFENQGRSRVMLRNKGLLHVYAEHGTGRFLGAEMIGPDAEHLAHLLAWAHQQKMTVSEMLDMPFYHPVIEEGVRTALRDLNAKLHLGPDMIKHCMDCGPGC; this is encoded by the coding sequence ATGAAGATGATAAATGTAGATGTAGCAGTTATTGGTGGTGGTACAGCAGGACTTGGCGCATACCGCGCAGCAAAAGCACATTCAGAAAGTGTCGTAATCATCGAAGGTGGTCCATATGGCACTACCTGTGCGCGGGTTGGTTGTATGCCATCAAAACTGCTTATCGCCGCGGCAGAAAGTGTCCACCAAATTAAAAAAGCGCCCAGTTTTGGTATCCACCCACAGGGTGAAACGATCATTAACGGTGTCGAAGTGATGGCGCGAATTAAGCGAGAACGCGACCGTTTTGTTGGCTTTGTTTTAGAAGGCGTTGACGAGATCCCAGAGCACGATAAAGTGTCTGGCTACGCAAAATTTTTAAACAACAATACGTTACTCGTCGATGACCACACCCAAATTAACGCCAAACGTATTGTGATCGCCACAGGATCACGTCCTGCTTATCCAGCAGTATGGAATGAGTTAGGCGATCGCCTAGTGATCAATGATGATGTCTTTGACTGGGATGATTTACCAAAATCAATCGCGGTATTTGGTCCCGGCGTTATTGGTTTAGAGCTCGGTCAATCACTTAAACGCTTAGGTGTTGAGGTTATTATGTTCGGTTTAGGTGGTCAAGTCGGTCCATTAACCGACCCGACAGTAATGGCGTATGCGAACAAAACATTTAACGAAGAATTCTACCTTGATGCAGACGTAAAAATAGAAAGCATGAAGCGTCAGGGTGATCATGTCGAAATTAAATACCTCGATGATAAACAAGCACTGCAAACCGTTAATGTTGAATACGTACTTGCTGCGACTGGTCGCCGTCCAAATGTAGATAAAATAGGTCTGCAGAATACCACGCTAGAATTAGATGAACGTGGTGTACCCACAGCTGATTATTACACCATGCAAACATCGGTAGAAAATATCTTTATTTCTGGTGATGCCAGTAACCAGATCCCGCTGTTGCACGAAGCGGCTGACCAAGCACGGATTGCCGGTGATAACGCGGGTCGTTTCCCACAAATTAGAGCGGGTCTGCGCCGCAGCGTTATTTCAGCCGTATTTACAGACCCGCAAATTGCCATGGTCGGTGAAACCTATAAACAGATCATTGCACGTTTAGGTAATTGTGGTTGTTTTGAAACCGGTAGTGTGTCGTTCGAAAACCAAGGTCGCTCACGTGTAATGCTACGTAACAAGGGATTACTGCATGTTTATGCTGAACACGGTACAGGTCGGTTCTTAGGCGCTGAAATGATAGGCCCAGATGCAGAGCATTTAGCGCATTTATTAGCATGGGCACATCAACAAAAAATGACAGTTTCAGAAATGCTAGACATGCCATTCTACCACCCTGTCATTGAAGAAGGTGTTAGAACAGCATTACGTGATCTCAATGCCAAACTACACCTAGGGCCTGATATGATTAAACATTGCATGGATTGTGGCCCAGGCTGTTAA
- a CDS encoding LysR family transcriptional regulator gives MKEPTVSLEQWYIFKIVVEQGSFQGAADYLIKSQSSISYAIQKLQDNLGVRLFEQQGRRAVVTDMGKKMLIQADELLMQAASIEQLAGEYSAGWEPLLKVMTTQLFPQQLLTDVLVLFAQQCTVTSIDFQQGTLSGVTDAATYGTADLIISSQIPTGFTGEKLCPAQLSRFVHHQHPLALLNRPLTLAELKSHAQIVMSDSSSLRSVDAGWLGSQQRWTVNNFQESLSLVKQRLGHATLPVNRIQDELANGELVELIIEDHVRLDLSLYLVYANKKTLGVAGLLFAKLLKQQAKQYVIDI, from the coding sequence ATGAAAGAGCCAACGGTGAGTTTAGAACAATGGTATATCTTTAAGATTGTGGTTGAGCAGGGCAGCTTTCAGGGCGCGGCAGATTACTTAATTAAAAGCCAAAGTTCGATTAGTTATGCGATCCAGAAACTGCAAGATAACCTGGGTGTGCGTTTGTTTGAACAACAGGGCCGTCGCGCGGTTGTCACCGATATGGGTAAGAAGATGTTGATCCAAGCGGATGAGTTGTTAATGCAAGCGGCAAGTATCGAGCAATTGGCGGGGGAGTATAGTGCAGGCTGGGAGCCGTTGTTAAAAGTGATGACGACGCAACTTTTTCCACAGCAATTGTTAACTGACGTGCTGGTATTATTTGCGCAGCAATGCACGGTGACTAGCATTGATTTTCAGCAAGGTACGTTATCAGGGGTGACGGACGCCGCGACGTATGGCACGGCAGATCTTATTATTAGCAGTCAAATACCCACTGGATTTACGGGAGAGAAATTGTGTCCTGCACAATTATCGCGTTTTGTTCATCATCAGCATCCGTTAGCCTTGTTAAATCGACCATTAACGCTGGCAGAATTAAAGTCCCATGCCCAAATTGTGATGAGTGATTCGAGTTCGCTTCGCAGTGTCGATGCTGGTTGGCTAGGGTCGCAACAGCGTTGGACGGTGAATAATTTTCAGGAGTCGCTTAGCTTGGTTAAACAGAGGTTAGGACATGCGACGTTACCCGTTAACCGCATCCAAGATGAATTAGCTAATGGTGAGCTAGTGGAACTGATCATCGAAGATCATGTGCGCCTTGATTTGTCGTTATACCTGGTATACGCCAATAAAAAAACCTTAGGCGTTGCAGGCTTGCTGTTTGCAAAACTATTAAAACAACAAGCCAAACAATATGTCATTGATATTTAG
- a CDS encoding FMN-dependent NADH-azoreductase, whose protein sequence is MKVLHIDSSLQGSNSTSSKIAKKLIEKLDVDNAQQQQITYRDLNISQVPHLTDAIFSAFHTPEAERTIEQQAAAAVSDQLIDEVSNSDILIIAVPMYNFGVPSTLKAWIDHIARAGKTFTYTAEGPKPLLKMPKTYVIATRGGLYANTPADNQAPWLEQVLTFIGIPEIEFIFAEGVAMNSADDVLSNADTRINELLTA, encoded by the coding sequence ATGAAAGTATTACATATAGACAGTAGCCTACAAGGCAGCAATTCAACATCATCAAAGATTGCCAAAAAACTAATCGAAAAATTAGATGTAGATAATGCTCAACAGCAACAAATCACCTATCGCGACCTCAATATATCGCAAGTACCACACTTAACCGACGCCATTTTCAGTGCATTCCACACACCCGAAGCAGAGCGCACAATAGAACAACAAGCGGCAGCGGCAGTATCAGACCAATTAATTGACGAAGTCAGTAACAGTGATATCTTAATTATCGCCGTGCCTATGTATAATTTTGGTGTACCGTCAACCTTGAAAGCTTGGATTGACCACATCGCTCGTGCAGGTAAAACCTTTACCTACACAGCAGAAGGTCCAAAACCGTTACTGAAAATGCCAAAAACTTATGTGATCGCAACCCGCGGTGGACTGTATGCCAACACACCTGCAGATAATCAAGCACCGTGGTTAGAGCAAGTACTTACGTTTATCGGTATACCAGAAATCGAGTTTATCTTTGCAGAAGGCGTAGCAATGAACTCGGCAGATGATGTATTAAGCAACGCAGATACACGTATTAACGAATTACTCACGGCTTAA
- a CDS encoding LysE/ArgO family amino acid transporter: MLTATIQGLLLGGSMIIPIGAQNAYILNQGIKRNHHWLTASICILCDALLISAGVFGAGSLLALNPDLLQVITWGGIVFLSVYGAMSFRSAWQYQYGKTELDGTHKSRKMVVMATLAVTLLNPHVYLDTVVVLGSVGNQFSGDNRLAFTAGTILASTLWFYGLAFSAAKFSNWLNRPKIQRIINITVGGIMWVIASSLYRNLA; encoded by the coding sequence ATGCTAACAGCAACAATTCAAGGGCTACTGCTTGGCGGCAGTATGATCATCCCTATCGGCGCGCAAAATGCGTATATTTTAAATCAAGGGATCAAGCGTAATCATCATTGGTTAACAGCCAGTATCTGTATTCTATGTGATGCCTTGCTAATCAGTGCTGGTGTGTTTGGTGCCGGTAGTTTGTTGGCATTAAACCCTGACTTATTACAGGTTATCACTTGGGGTGGCATTGTATTTTTATCGGTTTATGGCGCCATGTCGTTCCGCAGTGCCTGGCAGTATCAATACGGAAAAACTGAGTTAGATGGCACCCATAAATCCCGTAAAATGGTGGTAATGGCAACGCTGGCGGTCACCTTACTTAACCCGCATGTGTATTTAGATACTGTGGTGGTGTTAGGCAGTGTCGGTAATCAATTTAGTGGTGATAACCGATTGGCTTTTACTGCGGGGACGATTTTAGCCTCAACCTTATGGTTTTATGGCCTCGCCTTTAGCGCAGCTAAGTTTTCGAACTGGCTCAACCGACCCAAAATACAACGTATTATCAACATCACCGTCGGTGGTATTATGTGGGTGATCGCCAGTAGTCTGTATCGCAACTTAGCATGA
- a CDS encoding LysR family transcriptional regulator ArgP — protein sequence MIDKLSLCVVQDDKKREEMVDYKLLNALQVVIEQQSFERAANVLCISQPAVSQRIKLLEEYVAQPVLIRSQPLVATDIGQRLLKHYKQVQHLEAELLPSISATSTDKSVVMAIAVNADSLATWFIPALAPLLKQYPIELNLHIMDEARTLEKVKAGEAFGALSLQSKPLPGCEATLLGELNYALVATPEFVQQYLPQGITQQALRKAPAVSFDHKDDMHIKFIEQHFNLAGGSYPCHIVRSSEAFVAMANAGVAYCLIPELQIADELISGKLVRITETHLTIPLYWHRWILLKGLYKQVSEQIIAAAKQTM from the coding sequence ATGATTGATAAGTTAAGCTTATGTGTCGTGCAAGATGACAAGAAGAGGGAAGAGATGGTGGATTACAAATTACTCAATGCGTTACAGGTGGTGATTGAACAGCAAAGCTTTGAACGTGCTGCGAATGTATTGTGTATTTCCCAACCCGCAGTGTCTCAGCGTATTAAGTTATTGGAAGAGTATGTGGCGCAGCCTGTATTGATCCGTAGTCAACCGCTGGTGGCGACGGATATTGGTCAGCGTTTGTTAAAGCATTACAAACAAGTTCAGCATTTAGAAGCAGAATTACTACCCAGCATTAGCGCAACCTCGACAGATAAATCAGTAGTGATGGCGATTGCAGTGAATGCTGACAGTTTAGCAACCTGGTTTATCCCCGCACTCGCACCATTATTAAAACAATATCCCATTGAACTTAACTTACACATCATGGATGAAGCGAGAACATTGGAAAAAGTGAAAGCGGGGGAGGCATTTGGCGCGCTGAGTTTACAAAGCAAGCCCTTGCCGGGTTGTGAAGCGACGCTATTGGGTGAGCTTAATTATGCGCTGGTGGCAACACCTGAGTTCGTGCAGCAGTATCTACCACAGGGGATCACGCAGCAAGCTTTGCGTAAAGCACCTGCGGTTTCATTTGATCACAAAGACGATATGCACATTAAGTTTATCGAGCAGCATTTTAATTTAGCGGGTGGCAGTTACCCTTGTCATATCGTGCGTTCATCAGAAGCGTTTGTCGCCATGGCCAATGCGGGGGTGGCTTACTGCTTGATCCCGGAATTACAAATTGCAGATGAATTGATTTCTGGGAAATTGGTCAGAATAACAGAGACTCATTTAACCATACCACTTTACTGGCATCGTTGGATCCTGTTAAAAGGATTATATAAACAAGTCTCAGAACAGATTATCGCGGCCGCTAAACAAACCATGTAG